The proteins below come from a single Candidatus Poribacteria bacterium genomic window:
- a CDS encoding creatininase family protein yields the protein MIFGELTSPQIGEVDRDLVVLLPLGAMEQHGPHLPLLTDTVIVEALAERVEKLEPGQVLRLPTLWLGYSPHHVGFAGTLTAAWDVYIHLLMSVLSPIVDLGFRRILVLNAHGGNRCPAEIALRELRTRFRDAEGLWLTMMSEWQAMADAYHACAVETSLLAHLRPDLVAKGDVRTNTLELGSAFYSFDPESPVPDRVFLAYAFGDATDTGILGSSPAAASAEQGKKVFERMVGETIAFVNDFRTWRYGKRRGSETSR from the coding sequence ATGATCTTCGGTGAACTCACCTCACCGCAGATAGGGGAAGTCGACCGGGATCTCGTTGTGCTGTTGCCGCTGGGCGCGATGGAGCAGCATGGACCTCACCTACCGCTACTGACGGACACGGTCATCGTCGAGGCTCTGGCGGAGCGCGTCGAGAAGCTGGAGCCCGGGCAGGTGCTGCGTCTGCCAACACTCTGGCTGGGCTACTCACCTCACCATGTCGGGTTTGCCGGCACGCTCACGGCGGCGTGGGACGTCTACATCCATCTGCTGATGAGTGTTCTCAGCCCGATAGTCGACCTGGGCTTCCGTCGGATCCTGGTGCTGAACGCGCACGGTGGCAATCGCTGCCCGGCGGAGATCGCCCTTCGCGAACTGAGGACTCGGTTTCGGGATGCAGAGGGTCTCTGGCTCACGATGATGTCAGAATGGCAGGCGATGGCGGATGCCTATCACGCCTGCGCTGTGGAGACCTCGCTGCTTGCCCATCTGCGCCCGGACCTCGTGGCGAAGGGGGATGTGCGCACGAACACGCTGGAGCTCGGGTCGGCGTTCTATTCGTTCGATCCGGAATCGCCGGTTCCAGACCGTGTGTTCCTGGCATACGCCTTCGGAGACGCCACGGACACCGGCATACTGGGCAGTTCCCCCGCAGCCGCGTCGGCGGAGCAAGGCAAGAAAGTCTTTGAGAGGATGGTTGGCGAGACCATCGCCTTCGTCAACGACTTCCGCACGTGGCGATACGGCAAGCGACGAGGCAGCGAGACGAGCCGGTGA